One Setaria italica strain Yugu1 chromosome II, Setaria_italica_v2.0, whole genome shotgun sequence DNA segment encodes these proteins:
- the LOC101774918 gene encoding uncharacterized protein LOC101774918 has product MASLIETHRSGAEVVSGDAICRKKSVDLLEELGLPKGLLPMEDIQEFGYNRTTGFMWLVQRKKKVEHTFKKIKQTVSYAFEVTAFAEKGKLRKITGVKTKELMLWLSVVEVYVPEASPEKVTFKTGTGLSDSFDATAFALGE; this is encoded by the coding sequence ATGGCGTCCCTAATAGAGACCCACCGCTCCGGCGCAGAGGTTGTTAGTGGAGATGCCATCTGCAGGAAGAAATCCGTCGACCTGCTGGAAGAGCTCGGCCTCCCCAAGGGTCTCCTGCCAATGGAGGACATCCAGGAGTTTGGGTACAACCGCACCACGGGGTTCATGTGGCTGGtgcaaaggaagaagaaggtggagcaCACCTTCAAGAAGATCAAGCAGACCGTGTCCTATGCTTTCGAGGTGACAGCGTTCGCCGAGAAGGGCAAGCTGCGGAAGATCACCGGTGTCAAGACCAAGGAGCTGATGCTTTGGCTCAGTGTAGTTGAGGTCTATGTTcccgaggcctcgccggagAAGGTCACCTTCAAGACTGGCACTGGCCTCTCCGACAGCTTTGACGCCACTGCCTTTGCACTCGGGGAGTAA
- the LOC101775326 gene encoding uncharacterized protein LOC101775326, which produces MASQIESHRSSAEVVTGDAICRKKSVELLEELGLPKGLLPMEDIQEFGYNRTTGFMWLVQGKKKVEHTFKKIKQTVSYAAEVTAYAEKGKLRKITGVKTKELMLWLNVVEVYVPEASPDKVTFKTGTGLSDSFDATAFAHGE; this is translated from the coding sequence ATGGCATCCCAAATTGAGAGCCACCGCTCCAGTGCAGAGGTTGTCACTGGAGATGCCATCTGCAGGAAGAAGTCTGTCGAGCTGCTGGAAGAGCTCGGGCTCCCGAAGGGCCTCCTGCCAATGGAGGACATCCAGGAGTTTGGGTACAACCGCACCACGGGGTTCATGTGGCTGGTtcaagggaagaagaaggtcgaGCACACGTTCAAGAAGATCAAACAGACCGTGTCCTACGCGGCTGAGGTGACGGCATATGCTGAGAAGGGCAAGCTGCGGAAGATCACCGGCGTCAAGACCAAGGAGCTGATGCTCTGGCTTAATGTTGTTGAGGTCTATGTTCCCGAGGCCTCGCCGGACAAGGTCACATTCAAGACCGGCACTGGCCTCTCGGATAGCTTTGATGCCACTGCCTTCGCGCATGGGGAGTAA